One Bacillus sp. FJAT-52991 genomic region harbors:
- a CDS encoding sensor histidine kinase → MGTKWKNSLKFISWLLLFVYGLSAVIAVLHHGNTYLRKDYFDTPQFEGQLDEFINDLNMYELNSVTAEEAKKRITVTKEEIEEYRNSYGSLSEQVTSIKEQYAGKIQEALLAENQEVAKVYEEERDKKIKDITNNFKSDDYVRKKIQAEKEKATDEFYVTHENERRQFDDYEEVFKYYLKNTSTGEIYTNVNLSGSSLSEVFNDKDMLHVRKYNSPNYLEIDDLSMYTDKNLTYFVMDEATAESGYNIEIQTTTGGTYEGRIGVTKHVRDSAPVITDYSYFKRSQRNFVIFVIGGLLAFVVSILIGCKMTVIPAAIIEKFSPYYNKVPADMSIFALMSTTFIAFILLTSYQNFYNYSNPLYVVTNLLFVFILSTNATLIVLFQAKLLWLRIKEGPGLEAEWKNSLFMKSIELVKNVFEVRSVGIQLFILLSVFFFTGLGVPIVVIEWWDGYPSVLMLYLLLFFSITIPTLFLLFKRTAYFNQIAQHTARVAAGYPEQDLPVKGKSVFAKMAEDMNKLKQGVKVSQREQAKSERLKTELITNVSHDLRTPLTSIISYTELLKAPNLAEEERAAYTEIIDRKSKRLKVLIDDLFEASKMASGNAELVREKADLVQLLQQALAEYSESINGSDLHFRVTNPDESVYAYVDGQKIWRVFDNLIGNILKYSLENTRVYISLKTEGNQAVITFKNVTKYELGDNLDELFERFKRGDRSRHTEGSGLGLAIAKSIIDLHEGQLDIEVDGDLFKVTVSLDIVY, encoded by the coding sequence TTGGGTACAAAATGGAAAAATAGTCTAAAATTTATTAGTTGGTTATTATTATTTGTGTATGGTTTAAGTGCTGTAATTGCTGTCCTTCATCATGGGAATACATATTTGAGAAAAGATTACTTTGACACGCCTCAGTTTGAAGGTCAACTTGATGAATTTATTAATGATTTAAATATGTATGAGCTTAATAGTGTAACTGCAGAAGAAGCGAAGAAAAGAATTACCGTCACTAAAGAGGAAATTGAAGAATACCGCAATAGCTACGGTAGCTTATCGGAGCAGGTAACATCGATTAAAGAGCAATATGCTGGGAAGATTCAAGAAGCTCTGTTAGCAGAAAATCAAGAAGTCGCCAAAGTGTATGAAGAGGAAAGAGATAAGAAAATTAAAGATATTACGAACAACTTTAAAAGCGATGACTACGTACGCAAGAAGATTCAAGCAGAAAAAGAAAAAGCAACTGATGAATTTTATGTGACGCACGAAAATGAGCGTCGTCAGTTTGATGACTATGAGGAAGTCTTTAAATATTATTTAAAAAATACTTCCACAGGTGAAATATACACAAATGTTAATTTGTCTGGAAGTTCACTGAGTGAAGTGTTTAATGATAAGGATATGTTGCATGTTCGTAAGTACAATTCACCGAATTATTTAGAAATTGATGATTTGTCCATGTATACAGATAAAAATCTAACCTACTTTGTAATGGATGAGGCTACTGCGGAATCTGGGTATAATATAGAAATTCAGACAACCACAGGAGGTACGTATGAAGGAAGAATTGGGGTCACCAAGCATGTGCGAGATTCTGCTCCGGTTATCACTGATTATTCTTATTTCAAGAGGTCACAAAGGAATTTTGTCATATTTGTGATTGGTGGACTGCTTGCATTTGTTGTTAGCATACTAATTGGCTGTAAAATGACAGTGATTCCAGCTGCTATCATTGAGAAATTTAGTCCTTACTATAATAAAGTTCCGGCTGATATGAGCATTTTTGCTTTGATGAGCACGACTTTTATTGCGTTCATATTATTGACTAGCTATCAGAACTTTTATAATTATAGCAATCCCTTATATGTGGTAACCAATCTGTTATTTGTCTTCATTTTATCGACTAACGCTACCTTGATTGTGCTTTTTCAGGCAAAATTATTATGGCTGCGCATCAAAGAAGGACCAGGACTAGAAGCAGAGTGGAAGAATAGTTTATTTATGAAAAGCATTGAATTAGTGAAGAATGTATTCGAAGTTCGCTCGGTGGGCATACAATTGTTTATCTTGCTATCCGTTTTCTTTTTTACTGGTCTTGGGGTGCCGATCGTAGTGATCGAATGGTGGGATGGTTACCCATCTGTATTAATGTTGTATCTATTATTATTTTTTAGCATTACCATTCCTACCCTTTTTCTACTATTTAAACGTACGGCTTATTTCAATCAAATTGCTCAACATACAGCGAGGGTGGCGGCTGGATATCCAGAACAAGATCTTCCGGTCAAAGGGAAATCGGTGTTCGCGAAAATGGCAGAAGATATGAATAAATTGAAACAAGGGGTAAAGGTTTCACAAAGGGAACAGGCAAAAAGTGAAAGGTTGAAAACAGAGCTGATCACGAATGTCAGTCATGATTTGCGCACACCTCTTACTTCGATTATTTCCTATACAGAGCTGTTAAAAGCACCGAATCTCGCAGAAGAGGAGCGAGCGGCGTATACCGAGATTATTGATCGTAAGTCGAAGCGGTTGAAAGTGTTGATTGATGACTTATTTGAAGCTTCAAAAATGGCTAGCGGGAATGCCGAGTTGGTCAGGGAGAAAGCCGACCTCGTTCAACTTCTTCAGCAAGCGTTAGCAGAATATAGTGAGTCCATTAATGGATCGGACTTGCACTTTCGGGTGACGAATCCAGATGAGTCTGTCTACGCTTATGTGGATGGTCAGAAAATTTGGCGTGTGTTTGATAATTTAATCGGCAACATTTTGAAATATTCATTGGAGAATACGAGAGTCTATATTTCGCTGAAAACAGAGGGGAACCAAGCGGTCATCACGTTCAAAAATGTGACTAAATACGAACTTGGTGACAATCTTGATGAATTATTTGAGCGCTTCAAGCGTGGCGATCGTTCTCGTCATACAGAAGGCTCTGGTCTAGGGCTTGCTATTGCCAAATCAATCATTGATTTACATGAAGGGCAGCTAGATATTGAAGTAGACGGCGACCTGTTCAAAGTTACCGTTTCATTGGATATAGTTTATTGA
- a CDS encoding response regulator transcription factor codes for MSQYNVLVVDDEREIRDAIEIYLKNEGITVIKAEDGIDAIEKLNEQPIHLILLDVMMPRLDGIATTFKIREQKNIPIIILSAKSEDTDKILGLQVGADDYVTKPFNPMELVARVKSQLRRYVRLGTYEGVTQVIDLNGLTLDQSAKEVAVNGEAVKLTPTEYKIVELLMVNAGRVFSINEIYERVWQEPGYNAENTVAVHIRKIREKIEIDPKNPRYLKVVWGIGYKMEK; via the coding sequence ATGAGCCAATATAATGTGTTAGTTGTCGATGATGAAAGAGAAATTCGTGATGCGATCGAAATATATTTAAAAAATGAAGGCATAACCGTCATCAAAGCGGAAGATGGCATTGATGCGATTGAAAAATTGAATGAGCAGCCGATCCACCTCATTCTTCTAGATGTGATGATGCCGCGCCTCGATGGGATTGCGACCACATTTAAAATTCGCGAACAAAAAAATATCCCGATCATTATTCTTAGTGCAAAAAGTGAAGATACGGATAAAATTTTGGGCTTGCAAGTAGGGGCCGATGATTATGTCACCAAGCCATTCAACCCGATGGAGCTAGTGGCGCGAGTGAAATCGCAGCTGCGCAGATATGTTCGGTTGGGTACATATGAAGGAGTTACGCAAGTCATTGATTTAAACGGATTGACACTTGATCAATCGGCAAAAGAAGTGGCGGTCAATGGGGAAGCAGTTAAATTGACGCCGACCGAGTATAAAATTGTGGAGCTACTTATGGTGAATGCCGGTCGTGTGTTTTCAATTAATGAAATTTATGAACGAGTATGGCAAGAACCAGGATATAATGCCGAAAATACAGTGGCCGTTCATATTCGTAAAATAAGAGAAAAAATAGAAATAGATCCGAAGAATCCAAGATATTTAAAGGTGGTGTGGGGGATTGGGTACAAAATGGAAAAATAG
- a CDS encoding SIR2 family protein produces the protein MDEKLLSLAFSVEANKGVYALLLGSGISYAAGIPTGRGVLRELCRRMMQVSGDNEEDPMEWYEKKYGRTPLYNEVIEILAKTSSERNGLLKEFFEPTPEEIKERQKIPTDAHHAIAKLVQKGYVKVIVTTNFDRLLEHALDELSIQYQTVYHQTDIEGMKPLAHAQCTILKINGDYRDTRFKNVTDELDHYSESLERMIHRVFDEYGVIVSGWSAEWDTALRDIIKSVKGRRYSWYWHAFTENLTPHAEDLIKFRDACKIVDTRGADSFFTDLYENVSNISKVKRVSPEHIQIKMKRLKRYITDNQEIDLREMVTEHTKELVAFLVTQNYDGHITPPSVMEKVQMVKEQSRALSMLLAVLAYYMKKEEQEALIMQTLERLTGLRRHRGQPHLLSLQQMPLQAALYSIGIAAVMKKNYQLLSLLFTRPKVQDPYSHNLSFLKYTSPSLGLERLFHYVSSDKAYHLPMETVFIYPYMKQVFIDTQLAFDEAEFERYYDIFELLRAIQHRHSEESGYICGRFGFNSNREHLIRFLKEGREDDNWPVLAICNGSREAFMAALEKLVQDLDENESFNGHGFIHAYIGNP, from the coding sequence GTGGATGAGAAGTTGTTGTCGTTAGCTTTTTCAGTAGAAGCAAATAAAGGCGTGTATGCATTATTGCTTGGCTCTGGCATTTCTTATGCAGCAGGGATTCCTACAGGGCGTGGGGTGTTGCGGGAGCTTTGCCGGCGGATGATGCAGGTGAGCGGTGACAATGAAGAAGATCCAATGGAATGGTATGAGAAAAAATATGGGAGAACACCTCTGTATAATGAAGTAATTGAAATATTGGCGAAAACATCATCAGAGCGAAATGGCTTGTTAAAGGAATTTTTCGAACCAACGCCTGAAGAGATCAAAGAGCGGCAAAAGATACCGACCGATGCACATCATGCGATTGCCAAATTAGTTCAAAAAGGTTATGTCAAAGTGATTGTTACGACTAATTTTGACCGGCTGCTAGAACATGCGCTTGATGAGCTAAGTATTCAGTACCAAACGGTGTATCATCAAACGGATATCGAGGGAATGAAGCCATTAGCTCATGCCCAATGTACAATTTTGAAAATTAACGGAGATTATCGCGATACTCGTTTTAAAAATGTAACGGATGAACTGGACCACTATTCAGAATCATTGGAACGGATGATCCATCGGGTATTTGATGAATATGGGGTGATTGTTTCAGGATGGTCTGCTGAATGGGATACGGCTTTGCGGGATATTATTAAATCGGTGAAAGGGCGGCGCTATTCGTGGTACTGGCATGCCTTTACTGAAAACTTAACTCCTCATGCCGAAGATTTAATTAAATTTCGTGATGCTTGTAAAATTGTTGATACGCGCGGAGCCGATTCTTTTTTTACGGACTTATATGAGAATGTATCGAATATATCGAAAGTGAAAAGGGTAAGCCCAGAGCATATTCAAATTAAAATGAAGCGGCTGAAGCGTTATATTACGGATAATCAAGAAATTGATTTGCGCGAGATGGTGACGGAGCATACGAAAGAGCTTGTGGCGTTTTTAGTGACGCAAAATTACGATGGCCATATTACTCCGCCATCCGTTATGGAAAAAGTACAAATGGTCAAAGAGCAAAGCCGAGCGTTATCGATGCTGCTCGCCGTGTTAGCTTACTATATGAAAAAGGAGGAGCAAGAAGCGTTAATCATGCAAACATTAGAGCGGCTGACGGGATTAAGACGACATCGTGGACAACCTCATCTCCTTAGTTTACAGCAAATGCCGCTTCAAGCTGCTCTTTATAGCATCGGTATTGCTGCGGTGATGAAGAAGAATTATCAACTATTGAGCTTGCTTTTTACCCGTCCGAAAGTGCAGGACCCTTACAGTCACAACCTGTCATTTTTGAAATATACCTCTCCTTCATTAGGGCTTGAGCGTTTATTTCACTATGTTTCTTCTGACAAAGCCTATCACTTGCCGATGGAGACCGTTTTTATTTATCCATATATGAAACAGGTATTCATTGATACACAGCTCGCCTTTGATGAAGCCGAGTTTGAACGGTATTATGATATTTTTGAATTGCTTCGAGCGATTCAACATCGTCATAGCGAGGAGAGCGGCTATATTTGCGGGCGTTTTGGCTTCAATAGCAACCGCGAACATCTCATTCGCTTTTTAAAAGAAGGAAGAGAAGATGACAATTGGCCAGTGTTAGCCATTTGTAATGGAAGCAGAGAAGCGTTCATGGCGGCTCTTGAAAAACTAGTCCAAGATTTAGATGAAAACGAGTCATTTAATGGTCATGGATTCATTCATGCGTATATTGGAAATCCGTAA